A portion of the Nomia melanderi isolate GNS246 chromosome 2, iyNomMela1, whole genome shotgun sequence genome contains these proteins:
- the LOC116429126 gene encoding venom protease isoform X1, whose protein sequence is MAVTVTEICSFILFIVLSQLFGGSLSNFSTEKELHEGSQCTVENGTTGVCKKLHDCPSRLKEVQEGRRSWDSTGRCGFDGFIEIVCCPVPSNFTEKFNDGTKRPAEVACEEYTNTLSYHIFDGIAAKSKDFPYVVALGYKNENPEEGPPIKYTCGGSLISFEHVLTAAHCVHNINKRVPVEVRLGNEDLTSDDDNVQRIPISDIMYHPDYALNINYNDVAVLKLKQKVQASTSVKPICLQTKSLATVNITSNTSFIVLGWGLTSFDSSTSNKLMRTPSISIVDREECSKYYEGFRKLPRGFDDSILCAIDRNESRRSDACLGDSGGPLLMISENSESVIGITAFSQSCGTSVPGVYMAVHSFLDWIEEHVWPVDNTLKTNVFNVSFSLSVKTVNP, encoded by the exons ATGGCTGTCACTGTCACCGAGATCTGCAGCTTCATTCTTTTCATCGTATTGTCACAACTGTTCGGTGGCTCGTTGTCGAATTTCAGCACCGAGAAGGAACTGCATG AGGGTAGTCAGTGCACGGTTGAAAATGGTACTACGGGTGTTTGCAAGAAGCTACATGATTGTCCATCGAGGCTGAAAGAAGTGCAAGAAGGCAGGAGATCCTGGGATTCCACGGGTAGATGCGGGTTTGACGGCTTCATCGAGATCGTCTGCTGTCCAGTTCCGTCCAATTTCACTGAAAAGTTCAACGATGGGACCAAGAGACCTGCCGAAGTCG CTTGCGAGGAATACACAAACACATTGTCGTATCACATATTCGATGGCATAGCGGCGAAATCCAAAGACTTTCCGTACGTGGTTGCACTGGGATATAAAAACGAAAATCCCGAAGAAGGTCCACCAATCAAATACACCTGTGGGGGTAGCCTGATTTCTTTTGAGCACGTTTTAACTGCAGCGCATTGTGtacacaatataaataaaagagtTCCCGTTGAA GTAAGATTGGGCAACGAAGACCTAACCAGCGACGACGATAATGTACAACGTATCCCCATTAGCGATATAATGTACCATCCGGATTATGCactcaatataaattataacgaTGTGGccgttttaaaattaaaacaaaaggtACAGGCCTCAACTTCAGTTAAACCTATCTGCCTTCAAACTAAATCCTTAGCTACCGTGAATATAACATCGAATACGTCTTTCATAGTGCTTGGATGGGGTTTGACGAGCTTTGATAGCTCTACATCTAATAAGCTGATGAGAACACCAAGTATCAG TATCGTAGACAGAGAAGAATGCTCCAAGTATTACGAAGGATTTCGCAAATTGCCTCGCGGCTTCGACGACAGCATATTGTGTGCGATTGACAGAAACGAGAGTAGAAGATCCGATGCGTGTCTAGGAGACAGTGGCGGGCCATTGTTAATGATATCTGAAAACAGCGAAAGCGTTATCGGGATTACAGCTTTCAGTCAATCATGTGGCACGTCGGTCCCAGGCGTCTACATGGCTGTGCATTCGTTCTTAGATTGGATCGAGGAGCACGTTTGGCCTGTCGACAATACATTGAAAACGAACGTATTTAATGTATCCTTCTCTTTGTCGGTAAAAACCGTTAATCCATAA
- the LOC116429126 gene encoding venom protease isoform X2, with protein sequence MSSAMFMKTSVFSEGSQCTVENGTTGVCKKLHDCPSRLKEVQEGRRSWDSTGRCGFDGFIEIVCCPVPSNFTEKFNDGTKRPAEVACEEYTNTLSYHIFDGIAAKSKDFPYVVALGYKNENPEEGPPIKYTCGGSLISFEHVLTAAHCVHNINKRVPVEVRLGNEDLTSDDDNVQRIPISDIMYHPDYALNINYNDVAVLKLKQKVQASTSVKPICLQTKSLATVNITSNTSFIVLGWGLTSFDSSTSNKLMRTPSISIVDREECSKYYEGFRKLPRGFDDSILCAIDRNESRRSDACLGDSGGPLLMISENSESVIGITAFSQSCGTSVPGVYMAVHSFLDWIEEHVWPVDNTLKTNVFNVSFSLSVKTVNP encoded by the exons ATGTCTAGTGCTATGTTCATGAAAACTTCCGTTTTCTCGG AGGGTAGTCAGTGCACGGTTGAAAATGGTACTACGGGTGTTTGCAAGAAGCTACATGATTGTCCATCGAGGCTGAAAGAAGTGCAAGAAGGCAGGAGATCCTGGGATTCCACGGGTAGATGCGGGTTTGACGGCTTCATCGAGATCGTCTGCTGTCCAGTTCCGTCCAATTTCACTGAAAAGTTCAACGATGGGACCAAGAGACCTGCCGAAGTCG CTTGCGAGGAATACACAAACACATTGTCGTATCACATATTCGATGGCATAGCGGCGAAATCCAAAGACTTTCCGTACGTGGTTGCACTGGGATATAAAAACGAAAATCCCGAAGAAGGTCCACCAATCAAATACACCTGTGGGGGTAGCCTGATTTCTTTTGAGCACGTTTTAACTGCAGCGCATTGTGtacacaatataaataaaagagtTCCCGTTGAA GTAAGATTGGGCAACGAAGACCTAACCAGCGACGACGATAATGTACAACGTATCCCCATTAGCGATATAATGTACCATCCGGATTATGCactcaatataaattataacgaTGTGGccgttttaaaattaaaacaaaaggtACAGGCCTCAACTTCAGTTAAACCTATCTGCCTTCAAACTAAATCCTTAGCTACCGTGAATATAACATCGAATACGTCTTTCATAGTGCTTGGATGGGGTTTGACGAGCTTTGATAGCTCTACATCTAATAAGCTGATGAGAACACCAAGTATCAG TATCGTAGACAGAGAAGAATGCTCCAAGTATTACGAAGGATTTCGCAAATTGCCTCGCGGCTTCGACGACAGCATATTGTGTGCGATTGACAGAAACGAGAGTAGAAGATCCGATGCGTGTCTAGGAGACAGTGGCGGGCCATTGTTAATGATATCTGAAAACAGCGAAAGCGTTATCGGGATTACAGCTTTCAGTCAATCATGTGGCACGTCGGTCCCAGGCGTCTACATGGCTGTGCATTCGTTCTTAGATTGGATCGAGGAGCACGTTTGGCCTGTCGACAATACATTGAAAACGAACGTATTTAATGTATCCTTCTCTTTGTCGGTAAAAACCGTTAATCCATAA